The following coding sequences lie in one Rutidosis leptorrhynchoides isolate AG116_Rl617_1_P2 chromosome 4, CSIRO_AGI_Rlap_v1, whole genome shotgun sequence genomic window:
- the LOC139841536 gene encoding secreted RxLR effector protein 161-like: protein MQVHFQAVKRIVRYIKGTISYGLSFLHSSSPNISGYSDADWARCIETRRSTYGYSIFLGGNLVSWSAKKQPTVSRSSCESEYRALANTASEIIWITYLLRELHVLPSGRPTLLCDNRSVLFLSQNPISHKRAKHIDIDYHFVRELVLSGRLYTKYVSTHLQLADIFTKSLTCPLFAGFRSKLRVGPPPSTLAGG from the coding sequence ATGCAGGTTCATTTTCAGGCTGTTAAACGTATCGTGCGGTACATTAAAGGCACAATATCCTATGGGTTATCTTTTCTTCATTCATCATCTCCAAATATCTCAGGATATTCTGATGCTGACTGGGCTCGGTGTATAGAGACTCGACGGTCTACCTACGGCTACTCTATCTTTTTAGGTGGGAATCTTGTTTCATGGAGTGCAAAGAAGCAACCAACGGTTTCTCGCTCTAGCTGTGAATCTGAGTATCGTGCATTGGCCAATACTGCTTCTGAGATTATCTGGATTACTTACCTCCTTCGAGAACTTCATGTTTTACCTTCCGGACGCCCCACGCTTCTCTGTGACAATAGAAGTGTGTTGTTTTTGAGTCAAAATCCCATCTCTCACAAACGTGCTAAACATATAGACATTGATTATCACTTTGTTCGTGAATTGGTACTTTCGGGTCGACTTTATACCAAGTATGTCTCCACACATCTTCAGTTAGCTGACATCTTTACCAAAAGTCTCACGTGTCCTCTTTTTGCAGGTTTTCGCTCCAAGCTTCGTGTTGGTCCTCCCCCATCTACGCTTGCGGGGGGGTAA